One Lycium barbarum isolate Lr01 chromosome 5, ASM1917538v2, whole genome shotgun sequence genomic window carries:
- the LOC132640428 gene encoding uncharacterized protein LOC132640428: MAPSKQWMQLVDNRLNEAYLIGVQKFLDYAFRRTGELYEIRCPCVKCCNTTLGTRETVETHLNVYGIIQNYTFWYHHGEVLGEPLSECEDDNEVEECESEDEIQEILRDLYPNHDERIANSGCDDLPEEEPNVEAKKFYSLLRDFEKPLYQSSKISKLSTLIKLLHIKSMGRWSNESFTMLLKMLKEELLPDGANLPNSYYEAKKVIRDLGLSYHKIDACVNDCMLYWKEDNLLDSCKVCGASRWKIEKHSGEAKNRKGKKIASKTLRYFPLKPRLQRLFMSTKTSSLMTWHHDERVDDGIMRHPADSMAWKSFDELHPSFAAEPRNVRLGLPSDGFQPFRNSKTSYSIWPVVLIPYNLPPWLCMKQENFIMSMLIPGPDSPGDAIDIYLQPLIEELKELWEFGIETFDASTRQNFKLRASLLWTINDFPAYGNLSGWSTKGKLACPCCNKDTYSIRLANSKKQCFMGHRCYLPLNHKWRNDRASFDGTKEKRLPPKMCSGVEILNQVQDLEGLQLTKDPKKRIKISHDGRKDNWNKKSIFFELPYWKSLLLRHNLDVMHIEKNICDNILGTIMNAKGKTKDTINTRLDLQEMNIRSELHPIKKGEKYEIPTACYTLSPQEKHNLCLFLKNLKVPDGFSFNIS; the protein is encoded by the coding sequence ATGGCACCAAGTAAGCAATGGATGCAACTTGTTGATAATCGACTTAATGAAGCCTACTTAATCGGGGTACAAAAGTTTTTGGATTATGCTTTTCGAAGAACAGGAGAATTGTATGAAATACGATGTCCATGTGTCAAGTGTTGTAACACAACATTAGGAACGCGCGAGACTGTTGAGACACATCTGAACGTATATGGAATAATTCAAAATTATACTTTTTGGTATCACCATGGGGAAGTTTTAGGTGAGCCGCTGTCGGAATGCGAAGATGATAATGAAGTAGAAGAATGTGAGAGTGAGGACGAAATACAAGAAATTTTGAGAGATTTATATCCTAATCATGATGAACGCATTGCAAACAGTGGCTGTGATGATTTACCTGAAGAGGAACCGAATGTTGAAGCAAAAAAATTTTATAGTCTATTGAGAGATTTCGAGAAGCCACTATACCAAAGTTCAAAAATCTCAAAGCTTTCAACTTTGATTAAATTGCTTCACATAAAAAGTATGGGTCGTTGGAGCAATGAGTCATTTACAATGTTATTGAAAATGTTAAAAGAGGAGTTGTTGCCAGATGGAGCAAATTTACCAAATTCATATTATGAGGCAAAAAAGGTAATTCGGGACCTTGGGCTTTCCTACCACAAGATTGATGCTTGCGTAAATGATTGCATGTTATACTGGAAGGAGGATAACTTACTTGATTCTTGTAAAGTTTGTGGTGCGTCCAGATGGAAAATAGAAAAACATAGCGGGGAAGCAAAGAATAGAAAAGGTAAAAAGATAGCATCAAAGACTTTACGCTATTTTCCGTTAAAGCCCAGGCTTCAAAGGTTGTTTATGTCTACAAAGACATCTTCTCTAATGACATGGCATCATGATGAAAGAGTTGATGATGGAATAATGAGGCACCCGGCTGATTCAATGGCATGGAAATCATTTGATGAGCTTCATCCCTCATTTGCGGCCGAGCCTCGTAATGTTCGACTTGGACTTCCTAGTGATGGATTTCAGCCATTTCGGAATTCAAAAACCTCATATAGCATTTGGCCAGTGGTACTTATTCCTTATAATTTACCACCTTGGTTGTGTATGAAACAAGAAAATTTCATTATGTCAATGCTTATACCTGGTCCAGATAGTCCAGGAGATGCAATTGACATATATCTGCAGCCCTTGATAGAAGAACTGAAGGAGTTATGGGAATTTGGTATAGAGACTTTTGATGCATCAACTAGACAGAATTTCAAGTTACGTGCTTCTTTGTTATGGACCATCAATGACTTTCCAGCATATGGAAATTTATCCGGATGGAGTACAAAAGGGAAATTGGCATGCCCGTGTTGCAACAAAGATACTTACTCAATCAGATTGGCTAATAGTAAGAAACAGTGTTTTATGGGTCATCGGTGTTACCTTCCTCTTAATCACAAATGGAGGAATGATAGGGCGTCATTTGATGGTACAAAAGAGAAAAGGCTTCCACCAAAAATGTGTTCTGGTGTTGAGATACTTAATCAAGTACAGGATCTTGAAGGGTTGCAGTTAACAAAGGATCCAAAGAAAAGGATCAAGATATCACATGATGGCCGAAAGGATAATTGGAATAAGAAGAGTATCTTTTTTGAACTTCCATATTGGAAATCTCTCTTGTTGCGGCATAATTTGGATGTTATGCATATCGAGAAAAATATATGTGATAATATTTTGGGGACGATCATGAATGCCAAAGGAAAGACCAAGGACACCATTAATACTCGACTAGATTTGCAAGAAATGAACATTAGGTCGGAATTGCACCCtatcaaaaaaggagaaaaatatgAAATTCCAACAGCTTGTTACACATTATCTCCTCAAGAAAAGCACAACTTATGTCTATTTTTAAAGAATTTAAAGGTCCCAGATGGATTTTCATTTAATATTTCTTAG